Sequence from the Armatimonadota bacterium genome:
AGGTGCTGCTGGGCGAGGAGCTGGGCTTCCACTCGGCATGGATGGAGGAGCACCACGGCGTCACCAACCACTACTGGCCTTCACCGTTGGTGATCCTGGCCGGTTTTGCGACGCGGACTTCAAGGATTCTGCTGGGGACCAACATCGCGGTGCTGCCCTTCTACCACCCGGTCCGTGCCGCGGAAGACGTGGCCATGCTGGACGTGATCTCTGGCGGCCGCGTTATCTTCGGCGTGGCGATCGGCTACCGGCCGCAGGAGTTCGCCCTCTACGGCGCGCCGCTTGAGAACCGTGGAGCCCGCCTGTCCGAGGCGATCCGGTTGATGCGGCGCCTCTGGGCAGAGGAGTCGGTGACGTTCTCCGGCCGGCACTACGCCGTCTCAGACGCGCGGATAGAGCCGCGGCCCCTTCGTCCGGTGCCCGTCTGGATTGGAGGGTGGGGTGACCTGTCGCTGCGACGCGCGGCCGAGCTGGGCGATGCCTGGATTCCAGGCCCGACGGCCCGCCTCGAGAAACTGCTCGATGCTCAGGCGACGTACAGGCGCCACCTGGTGAAGTTCGGTAGAGATCCGGGCGCGGTCCCCACGCCCCTTACCCGCGAGCTGGTCATCGCCGAGACCGAGGCACGGGCGCGCGAGCTGGCGGAGCGGCACCTGCTCGTCAACTACCGCGACGAGTACGGCAAGGACTGGTCGCACCCGCTGATAGGACGGGAAGATGAAACCCGCCTGGACCGGTTGGACGACCTGGGCCGCGACCGCTTCCT
This genomic interval carries:
- a CDS encoding LLM class flavin-dependent oxidoreductase; protein product: MRFGFIPTEGGHLFEQALREVLLGEELGFHSAWMEEHHGVTNHYWPSPLVILAGFATRTSRILLGTNIAVLPFYHPVRAAEDVAMLDVISGGRVIFGVAIGYRPQEFALYGAPLENRGARLSEAIRLMRRLWAEESVTFSGRHYAVSDARIEPRPLRPVPVWIGGWGDLSLRRAAELGDAWIPGPTARLEKLLDAQATYRRHLVKFGRDPGAVPTPLTRELVIAETEARARELAERHLLVNYRDEYGKDWSHPLIGREDETRLDRLDDLGRDRFLIGTPEQVVRQIERLRDVFGVDHLIFRTYFPGMPHEHIMAELILLAKEVMPAFATGDLGEAHDDT